Proteins encoded by one window of Gordonia jinghuaiqii:
- a CDS encoding carboxymuconolactone decarboxylase family protein gives MTRSNISDDAPGEVRKRALEKMSEVYGWEMSDGPGDYFAHTADQVFGNVWSREGLSNRDRRLLLFGALAASGQIDVAEIQAGAALGNGELTPEQLEEISLFLCYYVGWPLGTKMHFMFGEVIKKHRKQQR, from the coding sequence ATGACCCGATCCAACATCTCCGACGACGCACCCGGCGAGGTACGTAAGCGCGCCCTGGAGAAGATGTCCGAGGTCTACGGCTGGGAGATGAGCGACGGCCCCGGCGACTACTTCGCCCACACCGCCGACCAGGTGTTCGGCAACGTCTGGTCGCGCGAGGGCCTCAGCAACCGCGACCGCCGACTGCTGCTGTTCGGGGCACTCGCCGCCTCCGGACAGATCGACGTCGCCGAGATCCAGGCGGGTGCCGCCCTCGGTAACGGTGAGCTCACGCCCGAACAGCTCGAGGAGATCAGCCTGTTCCTGTGCTATTACGTGGGCTGGCCGTTGGGCACGAAGATGCATTTCATGTTCGGCGAGGTGATCAAGAAACACCGGAAGCAGCAACGATGA
- a CDS encoding alpha/beta hydrolase domain-containing protein — translation MNAHIGFRVLSGGKGCSLLSASPLPDLAAAGYTETEYAASGTAERLVGDGHTPPAEFTTRIVVRRPTDAAAFNGCVVVEWLNVSSGNDAAPEYSYVAAELVRSGYAWLGVSAQYVGIEGGAGSVGVATGEPQSLAAKDPERYGGLSHPGDAYCYDIFATVGRAMRDTTTEGHPLAGLLVKTVLAVGESQSAMALTTYVNTVGAALGVFDGYLIHSRAAAGLPAGEVGSGIDVGTVFSGEPTTLRTDLDSPVFVVQTETDVLTNFGYHVVRQPDTERLRVWEIAGTAHADLHQVGDFEEFLGCPDPVNRGQQRFVLRAALRHLRAWSEGGDPPPVAEPLQLRTASAAEPEFELDDIGNVLGGVRTPCVDAPTQVLSGIVREPVSRICLLFGSTSPVDGDILAARYGTREEYEKHYRSAADAAIANGFIVVEDREELIADANPELIPD, via the coding sequence ATGAACGCGCACATCGGTTTCCGCGTCCTGAGCGGCGGCAAAGGGTGCTCGTTGCTGAGCGCCTCGCCGCTGCCCGACCTCGCGGCCGCCGGTTACACCGAGACCGAGTACGCCGCGTCGGGAACCGCCGAGCGGCTCGTCGGCGACGGGCACACACCGCCCGCCGAGTTCACCACCCGTATCGTCGTACGTCGTCCCACCGACGCCGCCGCGTTCAACGGGTGTGTCGTCGTCGAATGGCTGAACGTCAGCAGCGGCAACGACGCCGCCCCGGAGTATTCCTATGTCGCAGCCGAACTCGTACGGTCCGGGTACGCGTGGCTCGGCGTGTCCGCGCAGTACGTCGGCATCGAGGGTGGTGCCGGCTCGGTCGGCGTCGCGACCGGTGAGCCGCAGAGTCTCGCCGCGAAGGACCCCGAACGCTATGGCGGACTGAGCCATCCGGGTGATGCGTACTGCTACGACATCTTCGCCACGGTCGGCCGCGCGATGCGCGACACCACCACGGAAGGTCACCCGCTCGCCGGACTCCTGGTGAAGACCGTGCTCGCAGTCGGTGAATCCCAGTCGGCGATGGCGCTGACCACATACGTCAACACCGTCGGCGCGGCACTCGGGGTGTTCGACGGATACCTCATCCACAGCCGTGCCGCTGCCGGACTGCCCGCGGGCGAGGTCGGCAGCGGCATCGACGTGGGAACCGTCTTCAGCGGTGAACCCACCACTCTGCGAACCGATCTCGACTCACCCGTCTTCGTCGTCCAGACCGAGACCGATGTGCTCACCAACTTCGGCTACCACGTCGTCCGCCAGCCGGACACCGAACGCCTGCGGGTGTGGGAGATCGCCGGTACCGCGCACGCCGATCTCCACCAGGTCGGTGATTTCGAGGAGTTCCTCGGTTGCCCCGATCCGGTGAACCGGGGCCAGCAGCGGTTCGTGCTGCGTGCAGCGTTACGACACCTGCGCGCATGGTCCGAGGGCGGTGATCCGCCTCCGGTCGCCGAGCCGTTGCAGCTGCGCACTGCCTCGGCGGCCGAGCCGGAGTTCGAGCTCGACGACATCGGCAATGTCCTCGGCGGTGTCCGCACACCGTGCGTCGATGCACCCACCCAGGTGCTGAGTGGGATCGTGCGAGAACCGGTGTCGCGGATCTGCCTGTTGTTCGGGTCGACGTCCCCGGTCGACGGCGACATACTCGCGGCTCGATACGGAACCCGCGAGGAGTACGAGAAGCACTATCGCAGCGCGGCCGACGCCGCCATCGCGAACGGCTTCATCGTGGTGGAGGACCGCGAGGAACTCATCGCCGACGCCAATCCCGAGCTCATTCCGGACTGA
- a CDS encoding alpha/beta hydrolase family protein produces MIDWESGAARLGLFAGVLPRAVGSSRAAGRGDPDAGIPPANCGPRMIGETAVDELFIAINSVIRDIPPIESVEDWVARCADVADEFRRLGPAGVHREPGPPRILSRDRKVFGATSFQHIDYSVDAHMPPSVAALDPYSDGIGSMRVLTRRRAGRRWLIWVHGAAQGRADDLYAFRAAHLYNKLGYDVVFPVLPAHGARRVKTVAYPGFDPLVNTVITIRAIAEIRSLITWIQSHDPADISIAGTSLGGPIAAMVASMDARISSVLAVVPMLEMHATLAHHMERGGSKGQYLATLMRSDPVRAVASITNPLSVQPVAAPERRMVVAALNDRVTSVTAAQQLHQHWGGRIHWYPGSHVGHAISTDIRHATDEFLGEPPPRPDRDAQPRRATS; encoded by the coding sequence TTGATCGACTGGGAGTCAGGAGCAGCTCGTCTCGGATTGTTCGCCGGAGTGCTGCCGCGAGCTGTCGGAAGCTCGCGGGCGGCAGGTCGCGGCGATCCGGACGCGGGCATCCCGCCTGCGAACTGCGGGCCGCGCATGATCGGCGAGACGGCCGTCGACGAGTTGTTCATCGCGATCAACTCGGTGATACGGGACATCCCGCCCATCGAGTCGGTCGAGGACTGGGTCGCGCGGTGCGCCGACGTCGCCGACGAGTTCAGACGGTTGGGTCCGGCCGGCGTCCATCGTGAACCCGGGCCGCCACGTATCCTGTCCCGCGACCGTAAGGTCTTCGGCGCCACGTCGTTCCAGCACATCGACTACTCGGTGGACGCGCACATGCCACCTTCGGTGGCCGCCCTCGACCCCTACTCCGACGGAATCGGGTCGATGCGTGTCCTCACCCGTCGCCGTGCGGGCCGTCGCTGGCTGATCTGGGTACACGGCGCCGCGCAGGGCCGCGCCGACGATCTCTACGCCTTCCGAGCCGCACACCTCTACAACAAACTGGGCTACGACGTGGTGTTCCCGGTGCTGCCCGCGCATGGTGCCCGCCGCGTGAAGACGGTGGCCTACCCGGGTTTCGATCCGCTCGTGAACACCGTGATCACCATCCGGGCGATCGCCGAGATCCGTTCCCTGATCACGTGGATCCAGAGCCACGACCCCGCCGACATCTCCATCGCCGGAACATCTCTGGGTGGTCCGATCGCCGCCATGGTCGCGTCGATGGATGCGCGGATCAGTTCGGTGCTCGCGGTGGTGCCGATGCTGGAGATGCATGCGACCCTCGCCCACCACATGGAGCGTGGCGGTTCCAAGGGGCAGTACCTGGCGACGCTGATGCGCAGCGACCCGGTCCGTGCGGTGGCCTCGATCACCAACCCGCTGTCGGTGCAACCGGTGGCCGCCCCGGAACGGCGGATGGTGGTGGCGGCTCTCAACGACCGGGTGACGTCGGTGACGGCGGCCCAGCAACTGCACCAACACTGGGGCGGACGAATCCACTGGTACCCCGGGAGCCATGTGGGGCATGCGATCTCGACCGACATCCGGCACGCCACCGACGAGTTCCTCGGTGAACCGCCGCCACGGCCGGACCGCGATGCGCAACCCCGCCGGGCCACCAGCTGA
- a CDS encoding wax ester/triacylglycerol synthase domain-containing protein yields the protein MHSVTHIHRTTRPEGGERMTGPDALMLNMESPSTPMHTLKVAILDTERRGRPLTLDELADVLPGYLGMFPRATQRLEWARGYSARPFWVPDTDFDVARHLDETWVAGPGERTDLDAVLSELAVRQLDRSHPLWALTLVHGLAGGRQAIVVRVHHAIADGVAALNMFMASTGGAGEKVAPAPIGTGHAGHDHRALLRAARSESWKLLRGLPSAASALRRAVSAKRGAANGELIPKPLTVRRTSFNARSGDRRVCASRDISLAAIQRIALAAGTTVNGALHGVIAGAIRNELIARGEEPTTSVTIFGVAKDLASTRVHGNGIATAMAYLRSDLADPVERIRATGESCAATVRCRRDVGFELTEKLATYTGRLGPVFRGLAAHRAPRVMNNITTANLPGPRTTRWVGDVEVVDWISFALAIAPADVNLTAYSYAGKLSMGLIATPESMPDPARFLLRVAEAVDEAAGALGVSEIAQEAS from the coding sequence ATGCATTCCGTGACGCATATCCACCGCACGACCCGGCCGGAGGGCGGCGAACGGATGACCGGACCCGACGCGCTGATGCTGAACATGGAGTCGCCGTCGACGCCGATGCACACGCTGAAGGTGGCCATTCTGGACACCGAGCGTCGAGGCCGGCCGCTGACTCTCGATGAGCTCGCCGACGTCCTGCCCGGCTACCTCGGGATGTTCCCGCGGGCGACGCAACGGCTGGAGTGGGCACGCGGATACAGCGCGCGACCGTTCTGGGTGCCCGACACCGACTTCGACGTGGCGCGCCACCTCGACGAGACGTGGGTCGCCGGTCCCGGTGAACGTACCGACCTCGACGCGGTGCTGTCCGAACTCGCGGTCCGGCAGCTGGACCGCAGCCATCCGTTGTGGGCACTGACCCTCGTTCACGGGCTCGCCGGTGGTCGACAGGCCATTGTGGTGCGGGTCCACCATGCCATCGCAGACGGCGTCGCCGCGCTCAACATGTTCATGGCCTCCACCGGCGGCGCCGGGGAGAAGGTCGCTCCCGCACCGATCGGTACCGGGCACGCCGGCCACGACCACCGGGCCCTCCTGCGCGCAGCACGTTCGGAATCGTGGAAGCTCCTCCGTGGGCTGCCGTCGGCCGCCTCGGCGCTTCGGCGGGCGGTGTCGGCCAAGCGCGGAGCCGCGAACGGCGAGCTGATCCCGAAGCCGCTGACGGTGCGCCGGACGAGTTTCAATGCGCGAAGTGGGGACCGACGCGTCTGCGCCTCGCGTGACATCTCACTGGCTGCGATCCAGCGCATCGCGCTGGCGGCGGGCACCACCGTGAACGGGGCACTCCACGGCGTCATCGCCGGTGCGATCCGGAACGAGCTCATCGCGCGCGGTGAGGAGCCCACCACCTCGGTGACCATCTTCGGTGTGGCCAAGGACCTCGCGTCCACTCGCGTCCACGGAAACGGGATCGCCACTGCGATGGCATACCTGAGGTCGGACCTCGCCGATCCGGTCGAGCGCATCCGGGCCACCGGCGAGAGCTGTGCGGCGACCGTGCGCTGCCGACGAGATGTCGGTTTCGAACTCACCGAGAAGCTCGCGACCTACACCGGCCGTCTCGGTCCGGTGTTCCGTGGGCTCGCCGCCCACCGCGCCCCGCGGGTGATGAACAACATCACCACTGCCAACCTGCCGGGTCCGCGCACCACGCGGTGGGTCGGGGACGTCGAGGTCGTGGACTGGATCTCGTTCGCACTCGCGATCGCGCCCGCCGACGTCAACCTCACCGCATACAGCTATGCAGGAAAGCTCAGCATGGGCCTCATCGCCACCCCCGAATCGATGCCCGACCCCGCTCGGTTCCTGTTGCGGGTGGCCGAAGCGGTCGACGAAGCAGCAGGCGCACTCGGCGTCAGCGAAATCGCACAGGAGGCCAGTTGA
- a CDS encoding AMP-binding protein, which produces MITTLRDRVTTYVWLVRTLVRSGFLGSLRIDRYIRMGLNLRRHGGASPVSGIGLAAARDPKGLALIDEAGDLTWGELDARCDALAVGLGELPGRPVTTVAILCRNHRGLIEALAATSRLGADAVLLNTGFAGPQLADVLEREQADVLIADDEFEAIIEPAAQRLPDLRRIHAWTEGDAVDGDTVDSLIAAHAGARPARPERAGRIVLLTSGTTGAPKGARRGGSTDIASLAAMLDRIPWRAGESTVIAAPIFHAWGFGQVAIAATLTCTMIMRRRFDPEATLDLVREHGATGLAVVPVMLERITDLPAETLDAHPMPTLRFATASGSRMRTDALLSFLDRYGDVVYNSYNATEAGLISTATPQDLRIAPDTAGRPLAGTSIRILDDEDRALPTGEIGRIVVANNSGFDGYTSSDTKSFSDGYMVSGDVGRLDENGRLFVVGRDDEMIVSGGENVYPLEVEQVIGELDEITEVAVIGVDDDKFGQRLAAYVVRAPQASIGADQICGHVREQLAGFKVPRDVHFLDELPRNATGKVLKRDLKPADFERKVS; this is translated from the coding sequence ATGATCACGACACTGCGCGATCGCGTCACGACCTACGTGTGGCTCGTTCGAACGCTCGTCCGCAGCGGATTTCTCGGTTCGCTGCGGATCGACCGCTACATCCGCATGGGACTCAACCTGCGCCGTCACGGCGGTGCGTCACCGGTGAGCGGTATCGGCCTGGCCGCCGCCCGAGATCCCAAGGGACTGGCCCTCATCGACGAGGCGGGCGACCTCACGTGGGGCGAGCTCGACGCCCGATGTGACGCACTCGCCGTCGGACTCGGCGAGCTGCCCGGCAGGCCCGTCACGACAGTCGCCATCCTGTGCCGCAACCATCGTGGCCTCATCGAGGCTCTCGCCGCGACCTCCCGGCTCGGCGCCGACGCCGTGCTTCTCAACACCGGTTTCGCCGGACCGCAACTGGCCGATGTCCTGGAGCGCGAACAGGCCGACGTGCTGATCGCCGACGACGAGTTCGAGGCGATCATCGAGCCTGCTGCGCAACGACTTCCGGATCTTCGACGCATCCATGCCTGGACCGAGGGCGACGCTGTCGACGGTGACACCGTCGATTCGCTGATCGCCGCACATGCCGGCGCACGACCTGCCCGTCCGGAACGTGCCGGCCGCATCGTGCTGCTGACCTCCGGCACCACCGGCGCCCCGAAGGGCGCGCGCCGGGGTGGCAGCACAGACATCGCCTCGCTGGCCGCCATGCTCGACCGAATCCCCTGGCGTGCAGGTGAATCCACCGTCATCGCCGCACCGATCTTCCATGCCTGGGGCTTCGGTCAGGTGGCGATCGCCGCGACCCTGACCTGCACGATGATCATGCGCCGGCGCTTCGACCCCGAGGCCACCCTCGATCTGGTTCGCGAGCACGGCGCCACGGGGCTCGCCGTGGTCCCGGTGATGCTCGAGCGCATCACCGATCTCCCGGCCGAGACCCTCGACGCCCACCCGATGCCGACACTGCGCTTCGCCACGGCGAGCGGCTCGCGGATGCGCACCGACGCACTGCTCTCCTTCCTCGATCGCTACGGCGACGTGGTCTACAACAGCTACAACGCCACCGAGGCCGGGCTCATCAGCACCGCGACCCCCCAGGACCTGCGGATCGCGCCCGACACCGCCGGTCGGCCACTGGCAGGCACCAGCATCCGCATCCTCGACGACGAGGACCGAGCACTGCCGACCGGCGAGATCGGTCGCATCGTGGTCGCGAACAACTCCGGGTTCGACGGTTACACCAGCTCCGACACCAAGAGTTTCAGTGACGGATACATGGTCTCCGGCGACGTGGGACGCCTCGACGAGAACGGCCGTCTGTTCGTGGTCGGTCGCGACGACGAGATGATCGTCTCCGGCGGCGAGAACGTCTACCCCCTCGAGGTGGAGCAGGTGATCGGTGAACTCGACGAGATCACCGAGGTCGCGGTGATCGGCGTCGACGACGACAAGTTCGGACAGCGACTGGCCGCCTACGTCGTCCGCGCCCCGCAGGCGTCCATCGGTGCCGACCAGATCTGCGGGCACGTTCGCGAACAGCTCGCCGGATTCAAGGTGCCGCGCGACGTCCACTTCCTCGACGAACTGCCCCGAAACGCCACCGGCAAGGTCCTCAAGCGCGACCTGAAACCCGCCGACTTCGAGCGAAAGGTGAGCTGA
- a CDS encoding 1-acyl-sn-glycerol-3-phosphate acyltransferase, with protein MSADTFDLTARDETWVRRILPVLKLVAKTYFRSEVRGMEKVPDGGALLVSNHSGGLMAFDVPVISVAFAEEFGAGRPLYTLAHDLIFTGSGKDIFGKVGFIPAHPRNAVAALKAGAATIVFPGGEWEALRPTSQSATIDFHGRTGYVRTAMEAGVPIVPIVTIGGQETQLFLNRGETLAKILRLDKLLRTDSAPFAFGFPFGLTAHLPPNIPLPSKLVTQVLDPIDIAAEFGTNPGYDEVDKVVRKRMQHALDDLARERRFPVLG; from the coding sequence ATGAGTGCCGACACTTTCGACCTCACCGCACGCGACGAGACCTGGGTCAGGCGGATACTGCCTGTCCTCAAGCTCGTGGCAAAAACCTACTTCCGTTCCGAGGTGCGGGGCATGGAGAAGGTGCCCGACGGTGGCGCGTTGCTGGTGTCCAACCACTCCGGCGGCCTGATGGCCTTCGACGTCCCGGTCATCAGCGTGGCCTTCGCCGAGGAGTTCGGTGCCGGACGGCCGCTGTACACGCTGGCCCACGACCTGATCTTCACCGGCTCGGGTAAAGACATCTTCGGCAAGGTCGGTTTCATCCCGGCCCACCCGCGCAATGCCGTCGCCGCACTCAAGGCCGGCGCCGCGACCATCGTGTTCCCCGGAGGCGAATGGGAGGCCCTGCGTCCCACCAGCCAGAGCGCAACCATCGACTTCCACGGCCGCACGGGCTATGTACGCACCGCCATGGAAGCGGGCGTACCGATCGTCCCGATCGTCACCATCGGCGGCCAGGAGACACAGCTCTTCCTCAACCGCGGCGAGACCCTCGCCAAGATCCTGCGCCTCGACAAGCTGCTGCGTACCGACAGCGCACCCTTCGCCTTCGGCTTCCCGTTCGGACTCACCGCGCACCTGCCCCCGAACATCCCCCTCCCGTCGAAGCTCGTCACGCAGGTGCTCGACCCGATCGACATCGCCGCGGAGTTCGGGACGAACCCCGGATACGACGAGGTGGACAAGGTGGTGCGCAAACGCATGCAACATGCCCTCGACGACCTCGCCCGTGAGCGCCGCTTCCCGGTGCTGGGCTGA
- a CDS encoding PaaI family thioesterase, giving the protein MEFILEDISEAEVARRRAVYTPLTDTVRDLVDAVIRTEVPEEDLPEARRRIAEVVADLRTRQMDGPYGVRHTRENTGMAWGNAVIGVRNALAPPIDVVHAADGVRADFTLGAAYEGPPGNVHGGVCAMILDHLLGNAASYESACFTGTITVKYLRPTRLGALTAQAWVTEQSGRKRIARGTISDDEGVTCEAEGVFIVPKSAVDGPSVRWSAG; this is encoded by the coding sequence ATGGAGTTCATCCTCGAGGACATCTCCGAAGCGGAGGTCGCGCGTCGACGTGCCGTCTACACACCGCTCACCGATACCGTTCGTGACCTCGTCGATGCGGTGATCCGCACCGAGGTCCCCGAGGAGGACCTTCCCGAGGCACGACGCCGCATCGCCGAGGTGGTCGCAGACCTGCGGACACGGCAGATGGACGGACCGTACGGAGTGCGTCATACCCGCGAGAACACCGGGATGGCGTGGGGAAACGCCGTCATCGGCGTACGCAACGCGCTGGCACCGCCCATCGACGTCGTGCACGCCGCCGACGGTGTCCGCGCCGACTTCACCCTGGGCGCCGCCTACGAGGGACCACCCGGCAACGTCCACGGCGGGGTGTGCGCGATGATCCTCGACCACCTGCTCGGCAACGCCGCGAGCTACGAGTCCGCCTGCTTCACCGGCACCATCACCGTCAAGTACCTGCGCCCCACGCGGCTGGGCGCACTCACCGCGCAGGCGTGGGTCACCGAGCAGAGCGGACGCAAGCGCATCGCCCGCGGGACCATCTCCGACGACGAGGGCGTGACCTGCGAGGCGGAGGGCGTGTTCATCGTGCCGAAGTCGGCGGTCGACGGCCCGTCGGTGCGTTGGTCGGCGGGCTGA
- a CDS encoding alcohol dehydrogenase catalytic domain-containing protein: protein MRAAVTGPGGFEVAEVADPAPGAGEMVLRVSANGVCGSDLSTAPFLPAGTIMGHEFAGEVVAVGPDDGGSRAFGVGDLVASMPVIGCHRCRACLTGDVARCPSVRTLGLGVLPGALAEFVVVGAAESVRLDDVDPVDGALVEPLAVGLHAVTRASIRPGDRALVLGAGPVGLAVLHWLSRGVAAEAVCSDPSPGRRAAALDLGASTVCTPEEVPDHVRGGVDVVIECVGKPGMIAAALDAAATHGRIVVAGVCLSEDTFMPVAGVVKEVSMNFVSYYTKSEFDAAAAELGKGAIGSSTFVSDVVGLDAVDRVFTDLSRPNDHRKVLISPAVG, encoded by the coding sequence ATGCGTGCCGCTGTGACCGGACCGGGCGGATTCGAGGTCGCCGAGGTGGCCGACCCCGCTCCCGGAGCCGGTGAGATGGTCCTGCGCGTCAGCGCCAACGGGGTGTGCGGGTCGGACCTGTCGACCGCGCCGTTCCTACCCGCGGGAACGATCATGGGGCACGAGTTCGCCGGCGAGGTGGTGGCCGTCGGCCCCGACGACGGCGGTTCGCGCGCCTTCGGTGTCGGGGACCTCGTCGCATCGATGCCGGTCATCGGCTGTCACCGGTGCCGGGCATGCCTGACCGGGGACGTCGCGCGATGCCCGTCGGTCCGGACGCTGGGCCTCGGCGTCCTGCCCGGCGCCCTGGCCGAGTTCGTTGTCGTCGGCGCCGCCGAGAGCGTCCGGCTCGACGACGTGGACCCGGTCGACGGCGCACTCGTCGAACCGCTGGCCGTGGGCCTGCACGCCGTCACCCGTGCATCGATCCGTCCCGGGGACCGCGCACTGGTCCTCGGCGCGGGTCCGGTGGGGCTGGCCGTCCTGCACTGGTTGTCGAGGGGCGTGGCCGCCGAGGCCGTGTGCTCGGACCCCTCCCCCGGCCGGCGCGCCGCAGCCCTCGACCTGGGCGCCTCGACGGTGTGCACGCCCGAGGAAGTGCCCGACCACGTTCGCGGCGGTGTCGATGTGGTCATCGAATGCGTCGGCAAACCCGGGATGATCGCCGCCGCGCTGGACGCGGCCGCGACCCACGGCCGGATCGTCGTCGCCGGCGTCTGCCTGAGCGAGGACACGTTCATGCCGGTCGCCGGAGTGGTCAAGGAGGTCTCGATGAACTTCGTCTCGTACTACACGAAATCCGAATTCGACGCCGCGGCCGCCGAATTGGGCAAGGGTGCCATCGGATCGTCGACGTTCGTCAGCGACGTCGTGGGGCTCGACGCCGTCGACCGGGTGTTCACCGACCTGTCCCGACCGAACGACCACCGCAAGGTGCTCATCTCGCCGGCGGTCGGGTGA
- a CDS encoding amidohydrolase family protein, with product MNSAVPETPVPFSSHEADRVRAVWSDLGLPGIIDAHTHFMPRPVMDKVWAYFDSAGPLVGREWPITYRADEDVRVATLREFGIRAYSSLVYPHKPNMAEWLNGWAHDFATNHEDCLHTATFYPEESATAYVSRAIQAGTQVFKSHIQVGDYSPMDSLLDGVWSQIADSQVPVIIHCGSGPAPGRYTGPEPVRALLHRFPSLPLIIAHMGMPEYEAFGDLAQEYPNVHLDTTMAFTDFAEELAPTSADLRARIADVGDKVLFGSDFPNIPYGYTHALEVITALDMGDDWLRNAFYRNSARLFGLPQA from the coding sequence GTGAACAGTGCCGTTCCCGAGACCCCTGTGCCGTTCAGCTCCCACGAGGCGGATCGTGTCCGCGCCGTCTGGTCTGACCTCGGCCTACCGGGCATCATCGACGCCCACACGCATTTCATGCCGCGCCCGGTCATGGACAAGGTCTGGGCCTACTTCGACTCGGCGGGCCCGCTGGTCGGACGGGAGTGGCCGATCACCTACCGCGCCGACGAGGACGTCCGGGTCGCAACGTTGCGCGAGTTCGGGATCCGCGCCTACTCGTCGCTGGTCTATCCGCACAAGCCGAACATGGCCGAGTGGCTCAACGGCTGGGCACACGACTTCGCCACCAATCACGAGGACTGCCTGCACACCGCGACCTTCTACCCCGAGGAGTCGGCCACCGCGTACGTCTCTCGTGCGATCCAGGCCGGGACACAGGTCTTCAAGAGCCACATCCAGGTCGGCGACTACTCCCCCATGGACTCGCTGCTCGACGGCGTGTGGTCGCAGATCGCCGACTCCCAGGTGCCGGTGATCATCCACTGCGGGTCGGGTCCGGCCCCCGGCCGGTACACCGGCCCGGAGCCCGTTCGTGCTCTGCTGCACAGGTTCCCGTCGCTGCCGCTGATCATCGCGCACATGGGCATGCCCGAGTACGAGGCGTTCGGAGACCTCGCCCAGGAGTACCCGAACGTCCACCTCGACACGACGATGGCGTTCACCGACTTCGCCGAGGAGCTCGCCCCGACGTCCGCCGACCTCCGTGCGCGTATCGCCGACGTCGGGGACAAGGTGCTGTTCGGCAGCGACTTCCCCAACATCCCCTACGGGTACACCCACGCTCTCGAGGTGATCACCGCCCTCGACATGGGCGACGACTGGCTACGAAATGCGTTCTACCGCAACAGTGCTCGCCTGTTCGGCCTCCCGCAGGCCTGA
- a CDS encoding mycofactocin-coupled SDR family oxidoreductase, whose amino-acid sequence MADLEGKVALVTGAARGQGRAHSITLAKAGAKVVAVDLCENIDRVYYDLATSADLEQTAKEIEAIGGTVMARKADTRSQEQLDEVVREALDEFGRLDIVVANAGIGTTLAKTWELSDDDWFNALDVNLTGVWRTIKATAPAMIDGGRGGAYILTSSLAGLKGYQHLAHYSASKHGVNGLMKVLANELGPHNIRVNSICPGLVNTDMMMNQPTYDVWRPDLEKPTKDDTMELFETFQVLPISYLEPEDVSEAVVWLASDSSRVITGVALTVDGGQIGRG is encoded by the coding sequence ATGGCAGATCTGGAAGGCAAGGTCGCACTGGTCACCGGTGCGGCACGAGGCCAGGGGCGCGCTCACTCGATCACGCTCGCCAAGGCGGGCGCGAAGGTGGTCGCGGTCGACCTGTGCGAGAACATCGATCGTGTCTACTACGATCTGGCCACGTCCGCCGACCTCGAGCAGACCGCCAAGGAGATCGAGGCCATCGGCGGCACCGTGATGGCGCGCAAAGCCGACACCCGGTCGCAGGAACAGCTCGACGAGGTGGTCCGTGAGGCACTCGATGAGTTCGGTCGCCTCGACATCGTCGTCGCGAACGCGGGCATCGGCACCACCCTCGCCAAGACCTGGGAACTGAGCGACGACGACTGGTTCAACGCCCTCGACGTCAACCTGACCGGAGTGTGGCGCACCATCAAGGCGACCGCGCCCGCGATGATCGACGGTGGCCGCGGTGGCGCCTACATCCTGACCTCATCGCTGGCGGGTCTGAAGGGCTACCAGCACCTGGCTCACTATTCGGCGTCGAAGCACGGCGTGAACGGCCTGATGAAGGTTCTCGCGAATGAGCTCGGCCCGCACAACATCCGGGTCAACTCCATCTGCCCGGGGCTGGTGAACACCGACATGATGATGAACCAGCCGACCTACGACGTCTGGCGTCCGGACCTGGAGAAGCCGACCAAGGACGACACCATGGAGCTGTTCGAGACCTTCCAGGTCCTGCCGATCAGTTACCTCGAACCCGAGGACGTCAGCGAGGCCGTCGTGTGGCTCGCATCGGACTCCTCACGTGTCATCACCGGTGTTGCCCTGACCGTCGACGGCGGCCAGATCGGCCGTGGCTGA